One region of Fragaria vesca subsp. vesca linkage group LG4, FraVesHawaii_1.0, whole genome shotgun sequence genomic DNA includes:
- the LOC101308278 gene encoding uncharacterized protein LOC101308278, whose translation MAANCARRTLQFSSASAKTLFYSSSSSPFASKAFKLSELAGAKTTSTPRFATQKLKFSRLPVELAAAQSLIPLHSATASALFTSLLSLHSTSWGCLSEGFATPL comes from the exons ATGGCGGCTAATTGCGCGAGACGAACCCTACAATTCTCTTCAGCTTCCGCCAAAACCCTATTCTACTCATCCTCGTCTTCACCCTTCGCCTCCAAAGCTTTCAAGCTCAGTGAACTCGCCGGCGCCAAAACCACATCCACTCCTCGATTCGCTACTCAGAAGCTCAAGTTCTCCAG GCTGCCTGTGGAGTTGGCTGCTGCGCAGTCGTTGATCCCCTTGCACAGTGCTACTGCTTCTGCATTGTTCACTTCACTTCTGTCTTTGCACAGTACCAGCTGGGGGTGCCTATCGGAAG